A segment of the Chitinophagaceae bacterium genome:
ATGGCTGGGAACACGTTACAGGCTGGGAGGAACTACACAAAGAGGGATTGACTGTTCTGCCTTTGTACAAACCATTATGCTGGGAGTATTTGCCTTGCAATTACCCAGAACTGCCAGGGAGCAGTTTGATTTGTCAAAATGGGTGCCGATGACTGCACTTAAAGAAGGAGACCTGCTTTTCTTTAACACCATCGGGGGAGTGTCGCATGTAGGCGTTTATCTGCAGAATAATAAGTTTGTTCATGCATCCTCATCGGGAGGAGTTATGATTAGCGATTTAAACGATAATTACTGGACTTCCAAACTCATTTGTGCAGGAAGGGTATTGCAATCGATTTTACCAAGACCATAATCT
Coding sequences within it:
- a CDS encoding C40 family peptidase, yielding MKHLLIYSSVIVLLASCSTVKGTFQPKAATASAQPKQPEFIDGIEIKSDVTPAVTKNAGTGNNNSISFQTKNTAKYSSSLELYTFTQFKYAIKLDVPVETLQNVSLYNTIDQWLGTRYRLGGTTQRGIDCSAFVQTIMLGVFALQLPRTAREQFDLSKWVPMTALKEGDLLFFNTIGGVSHVGVYLQNNKFVHASSSGGVMISDLNDNYWTSKLICAGRVLQSILPRP